The Microplitis mediator isolate UGA2020A chromosome 8, iyMicMedi2.1, whole genome shotgun sequence genome has a window encoding:
- the LOC130672813 gene encoding uncharacterized protein MAL13P1.304-like, whose translation MCQDINNSTSTQATANSSNNNINNNNNNNNKNNSKPDDLLFYNDKLLCDVTGNQSCSGGNKSSKDVQELILNNRSRKVMADDDNDNDYDKRINLNDINSINNLEMCPVTTTVSSEDLSGDGIFWDDVNLFKYSDYKLEFDIDDNYSNLKPTNSADNDLMRGVNDSDEVILKETVDSIDEYENNEMLDNILQDMPIDSMPISRPGNWSYLFDCHLANIESPDAILSSTELIDPKLTNKSKGIKSFSKHNYMVSLGLSKKELNDERIDGEDRFDCGLNEGRDNFKNDGENLLTVDIDKRDFNDFAKQSSSGVSSTTSIISEQSEMVRGNDDDFIDAKRSNRQRKIRKSCLKSNNEPALKKKKKNNIYQHGRLHLKKDRDSIKKN comes from the exons ATGTGTCAAGATATAAATAACAGTACCTCAACTCAAGCTACCGCtaatagtagtaataataatattaataataataataataataataataaaaacaatagcAAACcagatgatttattattttataacgaTAAATTACTTTGTGATGTGACTGGTAATCAGTCTTGTTCTGGTGGGAATAAAAGTTCAAAGGATGTAcaggaattaattttaaataatagatcTAGGAAAGTTATGgctgatgatgataatgataatgattatgataaacgtattaatttaaatgatattaatagtattaataatttagaaatGTGTCCTGTTACGACGACTGTCAGCTCGGAAGACTTGTCAGGTGATGGTATTTTTTGGGAcgatgttaatttatttaaatattctgaTTATAAATTAGAATTTGACattgatgataattattcaaatttaaaaccgACAAATTCAGCAGATAATGATTTAATGAGAGGAGTTAATGATAGTGATGAAGTTATTTTGAAGGAGACAGTTGATAGTATTGATGagtatgaaaataatgaaatgctTGATAACATTTTGCAAGATATGCCGATTGATTCGATGCCGATATCGAGACCTGGTAACTGGAGTTACTTGTTCGATTGTCATCTTGCTAATATCGAGTCTCCGGACGCGATACTGTCCAGCACGGAGCTGATTGACCCGAAACTTACGAATAAAAGTAAGGGTATAAAGAGTTTTTCTAAACATAATTACATGGTTTCGTTGGGACTCAGTAAGAAAGAGTTGAATGATGAAAGAATTGACGGCGAAGATAGATTTGATTGTGGGTTAAATGAAGGaagagataattttaaaaatgatggggaaaatttacttacagttgatatTGATAAGAGagattttaatgattttgcAAAACAGTCTTCCTCGGGTGTCTCTTCTACTACTTCTATTATTTCTGAACAATCCGAAATGGTCAGGGGTAATGATGACGATTTTATTGATGCAAAAAGATCTAATCGTCAAAGGAAGATTAGGAAAAGTTGTTTGAAGAGTAATAATGAGCCTGCtttgaagaaaaagaagaaaaataatatttatcaacacGGAAGATTACATTTGAAAAAAG ATcgtgattcaataaaaaaaaattga